CCTCGGCCTCGAAGAGAGCGGTGCCCGCTTCGTGTTCAACTGCAAGGCCGACGCCGGCCAGACCGTGTTCCACATCCACCTGCACGTGGTGGGCGGACAGGCGATGGGCTGGCCCCCGTTCCCAAGTAAATAGAGTTCCGAGTTCTAAGTTCCGAGTTACTAGTGTTATCGGCATCTAGAAGTTTCTTGACACTGAAGATTCTAGTAGCTATTAACTAGCCCGAAGGGCGAAGTAACTGCGGCAAAGCCGCCATCCTATGATAAAAACCCGCGCCATCGTCCTGCACCGATTCCCTTACAGCGATTCCAGCTGGATCGTGAAGGTGCTCGCCGAAGAGAGCGGCATCGTCTCGTTTATAGTCAAGGGCGGCAAGCGCAAGGACAGCCCCTTCAAGGGCGCCCTCGACCCGCTTTCGCTCAGCGAGATTGTCTACCGCGAAAACCCGAATACGGAACTGCAGTTCCTCAAGGAAGCGAGCGTCATCGAATGGCACCCGCACCTCCGGGAGAACTTGCTCGACTCTGCCAAGGCGCAGGTCATGACCGAAATCGTATTGCGGTACGCGCCCGCGGGTGTCCCGCTGGAAGGGGAATTCGCCCTGCTGGAAAACGCACTCCGGGAATTCGATACTGCGGGCAATTCTCCCGAACAAGGCTCCACAAGTTTATCGCCGGAACAAGATGCCGCAAATTATTCTCCTGGGCAAGATGCCGCGCCCTCCGTATCCGCAGGTGGCACTTCCGGTGTTTTCGCCCGCTGGCTTCTAGATACCTGCGAACTCTGGGGCTACCACCTCGACATTTCTACATGCAGCCGCTGCGGAAAAACGCTCACGGAACCCGCCGCCGATTTCCATCCGGAAACGGGAGGCTTCACATGCACCGCATGCATCGGCGTCGAGACCGCCCGCGCAAAGCCCGAGACGCGTGCCGGCTTCTGGGCGCTCCGCACCGGCAACGAACCCGCGACTCCGGAATATGTAGAGAACGCGCTCCTCGCCTACCTGCGGAACCATGTCGGGTTCATGCGCGAAATAAACTCGCTCAAGTTTCTAAATGAAACACGGAAATTGTTCCCGAGTGGCTAAAGTTGCCGCGGCTCTCGCCATTGACGCACTTCGCGCGACTTTTGCTGGGCTCGGAAATGGAACTGCGAGCAGTCCGCTTCACTCGCCCTACGCAAAAGATGCTAAATTGGCGCTCGTTCCGAGCGCTTTTAGCTAGGCTCGGCCATGTCAAAAAAAAGATTTTTTGCCGCGACTCTCGCCATTTGCTAAATTTTACATGCTATGAAAAACGCGGTTTATAGAAAGCGCGGTTCATAAATAGGAGTTTGTCATGCTTACAGCAGAAGACATCCGCGCCTTGAAGGGCACGGGCAGGAAAGTTTCGATGATCACGGCTTACGACTTCGCGTTCGCCCAGATGGCGGAAGCTGCCGGAGTCGACCAGATTCTCGTGGGCGACAGCCTCGCAAACACGATGCTCGGTTACAAGAGCACCCGAGAAATCGGCATGAACGAAATGCAAATCTTTGTGGCGGCCGTCTGCCGCGGCGCACCCAACACGCACGTAGTCGCCGACATGCCCTACCTGAGCGACAAGGATCCGCAAACGGCATACGATAACGCAAAGCGATTCATAGACTTAGGCGCAGCAAGCGTCAAGCTCGAAGGCACTCCCGAGGGCGTCATCGAATACCTCCGCAGCAAGGACATTCCCGTCTGTGCGCACCTGGGACTTTTGCCGCAGACCGCCGAGAACTTCAAGCAGAAAGGCAAAACCGAAGAAGAAGCCCGCGCCATCGAGGAAGCGGCCAAGTTTGTGGACAGCCTCGGCTGTTTCGAGACTGTACTCGAGCACATTCCCGAAGAACTCGGCAAGAAGATTACCAGCGAAGTGAATTGCGTCACCATCGGTATCGGCGGTGGCAAATTCACCGACGGACACGTGCTCGTGATGCACGACGCGCTCGGAATGCATCCGCGCAAGCTTCCTCCGTTCGCTACAAAATTTGTCGACATGTACTCTCTCGGCGTCGAAGGCATGCGCAAATACGTGGAGAGCGTGAGAAACGAATCGCCTTAACACGAATTCATCCGAAGAAAATTTACAAATCAAAATTTTTTTGCCGCACAGAAACTTTTCTGCGCGGTATTTTTTTATTTGCGACGTTCCACACGTTTTTTTTTGCAATTAATTCTTTGAGTATCATTGAGTTACAATCAAAAAATATCGTCCCGTGCAAAAAAGAGTCAAATCGCCCGGGAAGCCCGTAAATACTAGGCTCGCGCAATTTTACATACAAATTAAAATTCATGTTTTTCGAAGTACTTTTTTTGACTTGTCAATAACTTTTTGAAAAAAAATGAAAAAATTTTTAAAAAAGTGTTGATTATTTGTGAAAATAAAGTTATTTTAATGACATCAAAACATTAACCCTCAAAAAAAGGAAGAATAACAATGGCTACAATCAAGAAACCCGCTAAGAAACCCGCTGCGAAGAAGCCTGCTGCCGCCAAGAAGCCCGCTGCCGCCAAGAAGCCGGCCGCCGCTAAGAAGCCGGCCGCCGCCAAGAAGCCGGCCGCTGCCAAGAAGCCGGCCGCCGCTAAGAAGCCGGCTGCTGCCAAGAAGCCCTCCGCTGCTAAGAAGCCGGCTGCTGCCAAGAAGCCCGCTGCCGCTAAGAAGCCGAGCGTTGCCAAGAAGCCCGCTGCCGCTAAGAAGCCGGCTGCTGCCAAGAAGCCCACTGCCGCTAAGAAGCCGGCTGCTGCCAAGAAGCCCGCTGCCGCTAAGAAGCCGGCCGCTGCTAAGAAGCCCGCAGCCAAGAAGTAATTCTTCTCGCTCTCTTTTGGAAAGGACCCGCTCTGCGGGCCCTTTTCTTATTGCTATCTTTTACACATGATTTCTGAAAAAGACCTCGCAGAACTTGAAAACATTCCCTTCGACGAACGCATCAAGCGCGTCGAGAAACTGCTCGAAGCGAAGGAATCCCCGCGCGGATTCGAACTCGGATTGCTCCTCGCCCTCAAAATGGGTCAGGAAATCCGCGAGAAGAAACCTCTCGGAAGTGAATCGGGCGACTTGGTCGCCAGCTGGAACGGAAAGTATTCCGAATACCTCATTGAAGAAGCTATCGCCAGCGCGAAGGAATTCATGCTCCACCCAGGCGCTATCGCCGAGAAAATCAAAGCGGGCATGAAAAAATTTGATGAAAAAGACAAGTCCTCAGAGGCGGATGCCCTTGACCCTTCGGGTCTGCGGCATGACGTAGCCGGGCAAGACAATGCCGTGCAGAAAGATACCGAATCGGAGGACGAGAATGGCTAACAAGCTACTCGCCACCATCGACATCGGCAGCATGAGCTGCATCATGCTCATCGCCGCGTTCGAAGATGCGCCAGCGACACCCGCTCCGGCACCTGCTTCGGCTGAAAATGCAGAGACCGAGGCTGCGCCGGCAACCGAACCGCGCAAGATTCTGGTCCCGAAGCTCCAGAAAATCAAGATTTGCAAACTCGGCGAAGACATCTACGAACACGGTCGCATTACCGAGAAGAAAATTCAGGAACTTGTCGACGTGATGACATCGTTCCGCATGGACTTGCACGCACTCGGCGCCGACATCCAGGCAGTCGCCATGACCGAAGCCATGCGCAGGGCTGAAAACCAGGAAGAAGTCATCGACGCGGTCGAAAAAGCGCTCTGGTTCCGCCCGCGAATCATCAGCGGCGAAGAAGAAGGCAAACTCACCTACCGTTCCGTCAAAGAATGGCACGGCGAAGGCATCGTCACCATCGACATCGGCGGCGGTTCGACAGAACTCAGCAACGGCGAGACCACATTCTCGATTCCCGTTGGCGCGCTCAAGATGTTCAAGGCGATGGGCCCCATTCCCGGACCCGAATACAAGAAGTTCGTGAAGGAAACCTTCAAGGAAGTGAGCTTCAAGGGCATGACCAAGAAGCCCGTCTACCTTATCGGCGGTACGGGAACGGCGCTCGCCATGGTATTTTTGGACAAGCAGAAGTTCGACTACAAGGCCATCGAAGGGCTCGAGATGAGCATCGCTGACCTCGACGCCGTCACCACGCGCATTTCGAACCTCTCGAAGGAACTCCGCGCGATGCTCCCGGGTCTCGAAAACGGGCGCAGCGACGTCATCATCTGCGGACTTTTCTGGCTGAAGTCGCTCTTGGAAAAGTTGCGCGTCGAAAGATTCTTCATCAGCACCGCGGGCATCCGCTTCGGGCTGCTGTACCCGCCGGAACCCGAGCCGGAAGCAAAACCGAAGGCGAAAAGAACTCCGCCCTGGCTGAAAAAGAAAGCCGAAGAAGAAAATTCCGCCGAAGAAAGCGACGACCAGTAATGTCATCCTGGAGGCCCATCGAGGCCGATAGGATCCATGGACTCTATCGCTGCTACGCAGCTCCAGAGTGACAGACCGTCATACTTCCACGAGAGTCGCGACGAGGCAAGAATCCTTCGTGGATCCGCTGCCGACAAAATCAATATCCTGCCTGCGCTTCCAAGCAGTGCGGGCTTTTTCGTGAACGGACTTGACGGCATCAAGCACGTCGCGCGCGAACGAGTCGAGCGCGAACTCGCTGTAGTTGGAACTCACCATGAAGAACCCGCGCGGGTTCAGAATCTGCGCACATTCCGACACGAGCGGCATCAGGTGTTCGCGCACGTTGAAGTTGAAACCCTTGAAGCGCGCGAAACTCGGCGGGTCAAGAACAATCCCGTCGAACTTGAGGCCCTTCTTGCATGCCCAGCGCACATACTCGAGCGCGTTCCCGCGGAAAAATTCACCGGGGCGCAGGTCGAGACCGTTCAGCGCGTAGTTTTCGCGACCCTTGTCGAGAATCTTCCCGCTGATGTCGGCGTTCGTCGCAACTGCGGCGCCCCCGAGGCGCGCGTGTACCGAAAAACTGCAAGTGTAGCTGAAGAGGTTGAGGAAACGCGGACCGTTTATATCTGCGGAGGACTGCGCGGGCCGTTTATCGTTTGCATTAAACGGCTCGCCCGCTTGAACAGCGCCGGCATTAAACTGCCCGCCGGTCATCGCGCGGAAGCGGTCTTCCACCTCGAGGCGCACGTGACGCATATCGAGGAACAGCCCCGGATTGACGGTATCGAGCAAGTCCACATGGAAGCGCGCGTTGCCTTCGCGCACAGTACCTACGGCATCTTCGCGGGTCCCGAGCGCAATTTCCATCGGAGCGTTCTCCAAGGATTTTCCCGCGCGGGAGAGGCGTTCCTTCACCACGATGCACGCCGGATTGAACTGCGAAGCCACAGCATCTACAAGTTCACGGCGACGCGAGAGCATCTCCGGCCCGAAGAACTGCACCTGAAAGCGGTCGCCGAACCTGTCGAGCGTCATGCCCGGAAATCCGTCGGCGGCTCCGTTCACAATGCGGTAAGCGTCTGTCACATCGAACAGAGGTGCGCGTTTTTCATTTGCAGTCTTGAGTAAATTCTTCATCGTCTATAACGCAATTGCCACCGATGGTCCGGACACTTCGCCTAATCGCCGGAGTTTATCCAGCGCTTGTTCCGGAACTCGGAACGGCACTCTGGTCAAGCTTTATCCAGAGACTTGATCTGGTCCACGAATTCGCCTACTTCCTTGAACTCGCGGTAAATAGAAGCGAACCGCACGTAGGCGACAGGATCAAGTTTCTTGAGTTCCTGCATCACGAGATTACCTATTTTGTCGTAACCCACTTCGAACGAATCGTTGACCGGAAGCGCGTTTTCGACTCGAGTCGCGAGCTGTTCAATATCCTCGGACGAAAGCGGACGCTTCTTGCACGAGTTCATGATACCGCGAATAAGTTTTTCCCGTTGGAAGGGTTCCTTTTCCCCATTGCGCTTGACGACCGTCAACGGCTGGATTTCAATATACTCGCGTGTAGTAAAACGACGACCGCACGCCTGGCACTCGCGGCGCCTGCGAATTGCGGTACCGCTCACGCGGCTATCGACGACCTTGTCGTTGTCCGTCTTGCAAAAAGGGCAAATCATGGCTAGAATATAGGTTTTTTCTAGGCAAAAGGCAAATTTTTTCTTCTTTCTCTTTCAATCTTGTCCGTGATACAGCGGGCAGAAAGTAAAAAAATCCCCCGTTGACAAAACGGAGGATTTCATCAAAGCGTTTGAGCCGTTTGCTTAAGCGTTAGCCTTCTTGAAGGCAGCGACGTTCTGGGCAAATTCGGCAAGGTATTCCTTGGCCTTCGCGGCGACTGCCTCGGGCACGTAACCGAATTCCTTCTCGAGCACGCCGGCCGGAGCGGAAGCGCCGAAGCGTTCCAGACCGCAAGCCTTGCCGAAGCCACCGACCACGCGGTCGAAGAGCACCGGGAGACCGCTCGAAAGAGCGAACACCGGAGTCCACGGAACAATGATGCTGTCGCGGTAGGCCTTGTCCTGCTTGAGGAAGAGGGCCGGGCTGATCATGGAGACCACGCGCACAGCCTTGCCTTCGGCACGGAGAAGTTCGGCGGCCTGGTGTTCCAGCAGCACGTCGGAACCGTTCGCCACGAGGGTGAGGTCCGGGTTCTTACCAGCGGCGGTATTGTCGCTCACGATGTAGGCGCCCTTGCGGCAAGCCTTCGCCGCTTCGTAGCGGTTGTCGCCGGGGAGCGTGTTCACCACCTGGCGCGTGAGGATGAGGGCCGTCGGGCTGTCGTTGTTTTCGAAAGCCATTTCCCAGGCGGCGAGAGTTTCGAATGCATCTGCCGGACGGAGCACGAGCATTTCGGCCTTGCCGTTTTCCTTCGTGAGGCCTTCGAGCAAACGAATCTGAGTTTCGTGTTCGATGGGCTGGTGCGTCGGGCCGTCTTCGCCCACGCGGAAGCTGTCGTGCGTGAACACGTACTTGACCGGGAGGCCCATGAGGGCGGCCATGCGGATAGCGGGCTTCATGAAGTCGCTGAACACGAAGAACGTGGCGCAGATCGGGAAGAGTCCCTTCTGCAGGGCGATGCCGTTCATGATGGCGCCCATCGTCAGTTCTGCGACGCCCACCTGGACAAACGCGCCCTTGAAGTCGTTCGGACGGAAGATGCCCGTCTTGTTGAGGAACGCCTGCGTGTTGTCGGAGTTGGAGAGGTCGGCGGAACTGCAAATGATGTTGTGGAAGTTTTCGGCGAGGTAACCGAGAACCGTACCGCTCGTAACGCGGGTAGCCACACCTTCCTTAATCGGGAGGGTGGAAAGGTTGAGCACCGGAGCCTTGCCGGAGAGCCATTCATTGAGGGTCGCGGACTTTTCGGCGTTTTCCTTGTCCCAAGCGGCCTTGGCCTTCTTCCATTCGGCGACTTCCTTGCGGAGTTCTTCGGCGCGGGCTTCGAAAGCGGCCTTCACGTCGTCGAACACCTGGAACGGATCGTCCGGGTTACCGCCGAGGTTCTTGACCGTCGCGGCAGTGGAAGCGCCGGCAGCGTTGAGCGGCTGGCCGTGCGTAGAAACTTCGCCTTCGTAGCTCTTGCCGTCTTCGGCAACAGCGCCCTTGGCCATCGTGGTGTGGCCGAACACGAGCGTCGGCTTTTCCTTTTCGGCCCAAGCGGCCTTGAACGCCTTGCGGAGGTCGGCGATATTGGAGCCATCGCATTCGATAACGCGGAAGCCCCAGGATTCGTACTGCTTCACGAAGTCGTGGCTCATCACGTCTTCGGTCTTGCAGCTCAGCTGCACCTGGTTCGCGTCGTAGAAGAAAATGAGGTTAGAAAGCTTGAGGTGGCCAGCGATACGGCCCACGCCGTATGCGATTTCTTCTTCGAGACCGCCGTCAGAAACGAGGCAGACGGTCTTGTGCTCGAGGATGGAGCCGAAGCGTTCCACCATGAAGCGTTCGGCGATGGCGGCGCCAAGAGCGATGCCGTGGCCGATGCCGAGCGGACCCGAGGAGTTCTCGATGCCGAGCATCACGTCCAGTTCGGGGTGACCCGGAGTGCGACTGCCAAGCTGGCGGAAGTTCTTCACGTCTTCGAGAGTGAGGCGACCGCTGAGCACGAGCTCGGAATACAGGAGCGGGCTCATGTGGCCCGGGTCCATGAAGAAGCGGTCACGGCCCATCCATTCCGGATCGTCCGGATCGAAGCGCAGGAATTCCGCAAACAAAAGCGTCGTGGCGTCGGCGGCGCCCATGGCACCACCCGGATGCCCGGACTTGGCCTTCTGCACCATCGCGGCAGAGAGGATTCGGACGTTGTCAGCTGCTTTCGTAACTAGGGAGTCTTGCACTGTAAAACCTCTTTGGGTATTGTTATTTACGCGCCAAATTTAGTTTTTTTTACGATTTCTCTCAAGGTTTTGGGACATTTTTCACACTAATACAATCTTATTTCTTGCTTTTTATGCCCGTTTTGACCAAAAGGAACTCGGAATGGCCATCCTCGAACTTAAAATCAATACACCAGATATAGACACCTGTACCCACCAGACGACCCTTGTCAGAACGGCAGCATGAGCAGCGATTGTAAAAAAAGAAAAAGAATTCTTGAAAATTGATTCATTTTCGCCCTCTTCCTATCCAAAGCATCACCCAAATATATTAATAATCTCACTATCGTGTTTCTTGGCTTAAAAAAATTCTAATTTGAGTACCACAAATTTGAGGAAAATACTACCAAGATGTTCTTATCTAAAAAAAATATACTCAAAATAGCACTGCTGTCTCTCGGTTTTCAGCATGCCTACTCCATGGAACTTCGCCCTCTGGTCCAGTTTGATTTTCCCAACAAAACAACGGTCCACGAGAAAGTCAACAGCGACAAACATGAAAAGGAATGGAATACCGAATTTGTATACATTGGCGGTGCCGAATTGCTCTTTGGCGCAGAATCCCCCATTCACTACGGTTTCGGTCTTGGATATAAAAGCGCCCAGAAAGACGGTAGCTCCTTAATCGTTCCGGCAACATTGCCCATTTGGGGAAACATTTCTTTCGGTCCTTACGGCAAAGACTGGTTCGCCATTCCCTATGCAGTAATCAGGCTTGGTTATCAGGCCCCGCTTACCGGCAACGGCAACTGGTGGGAACTCCCGCTCAACTTCTTTGCAAGCGGTGGCGTGGGCTTCATGCTACCCTTCGACATCGGGCTCGAAGTCAACTACAGTTATTCCTCGCTGCTCAAGTCCTTCAAGAACCAGAATACCGAATTCCGCACTTTTTCGGGCCGCATAGGCGTACAGCTCTCCATCGGTTTCGAGTTGACCCACAAAAAGGCAAACAAGTCCGAAGACCAGGTGCAGAAAACCGTTAAGGAAGAACCCAACACCGCAAACGCTACGGAAGAATCCAGCGAACCGGAAACCACCACAACGGACAACGATTCCAGCGCTCCCTACAGCACGGAACCGACCGAATCTGTAACCGAAGACACAACAAGCGATACTGTAACAGAAGCAAGTCCTGCCGAAGAAACAGCCGCCGAAGCTCCCGCTGCAGAACAACCTTCCGCCGAGGCTCCCGCCGCAGAACAGTCTGTCACGGAGGAGGCCGCTGCAGAACAACCTGCCACAGAGGAATCCGCTGCAGAAGAATCTGCCGATGAGCCCGAAGCCGCAGCAGAGCAGGAACCGGAACCCGAATCGATTGCAGAGCCCGCTCCGGAACCGGAATCCAAGCCCGCCGCAAAGAAGTCTTCGAAGAAGGCCAGCAAAAAGGCCAGCAAGAAGGCCCAAAAGACAACCAAGAAATCTACCAAGAAGACTTCCAAGAAGCCCAAGAAAAAAGGCAAAAGGAAGTAATATTCACACGAAAATTGAAAACTGAATAGTTAACAAAGAACCAGGCGCCCGCGGGCGCCTTCTTTATTTATATTTATGAAATGAAAGCTTTCATTTTCATCATTGGACTTTTGAAAAATCTCGCGCACCCGATTGGATTTGTCGGGCTAGCTATATCCCTCGTCATCCCGGCCCTTATCTGGTTTGTCGGCCGCCCTAGCGGTGGCCACAAGGAAATCATCCGCCAGCTTGACCTGAGCATCCCCCTCCCGCTGTTCCTGGCGCAACTCCTAGCCGCCGTCATCCTGTTTGCCTTCCTGAACAAGGACTTCCGCGAGTGGTTCAAGGGAATCCTCCCCGCAAAATCGTTCTGCATCATCACCGCGGTATTCGCCGTCGCGGTCGCCATCTTCGCGGGCACGCAAATCGAGGCCCGTCACCGCGTACAGAGCGACGAGAGCGTGTTCATGTCCGTCGCGCAGAACATGTACTACAACCACGAATCGGGAACCTGCAACCAGGGTATATTCGATAACGGCAACCTCAAATGCGTCAGCACATCGAACAGTTTCAAGACAAAAGGGCTGGCCTTCCTCTACTACCTGGGAATGCACTTCTTCGGGACTGACCTGCACTGGATTTTCAATGCCGAACTCCTGATGCTCCCGCTCGCGTTCCTGCTGATGTTCCTCGCCATTGTCGCCTGGACACGCCAGCCGCTACTCGCATTCCTCGCCGCTCTCCTCATGGCACTACAACCGACCGTGCTATTCCAGTTCCGAGCCATGTCGGTGGAACCGCTCTACATTTTCCTCTCCGCGCTCTCGCTTTTCATATTCAAGTGGGCTTACGACCGCAACACCGTCTACCACTGGGTTCTCCTCGCGCTCTGCCTCGCCTTCTTCGCGCAGACCCGCCAAGAGACCATCTTCTGCATCTTCGCGTTCATCATCTTCGCGCTTCCGAAGGTCCTCGACAAGAAGGACTACAAGGCCCCTGCGTTCTTCGCGACGTTCTCGCTGTTCTCCGTCCCGGCGCTGCTCACCATCAGCTACTACCAGGGATTCGGTTTCCAGGGCGGCGAATTTGATGCCCACTGGCATTTTTGGGAAGACCTCGCCAAGAACTGGACCGAGATGACCAAGCCGCTCAAGGAAAACGGCGAACTCGAGAACCCGTTCCTCACTTACTTCAACTATTTGTTCGCCATCGGTGCCGTTTACCTGGTGTTCCGCGCCATCTACGACGCGACGAAGGGCAGCAAGTTCTACCTGTGGACCCTCGTGTTCCTGGTCCTCTACCA
Above is a genomic segment from Fibrobacter sp. containing:
- the recO gene encoding DNA repair protein RecO, with the translated sequence MIKTRAIVLHRFPYSDSSWIVKVLAEESGIVSFIVKGGKRKDSPFKGALDPLSLSEIVYRENPNTELQFLKEASVIEWHPHLRENLLDSAKAQVMTEIVLRYAPAGVPLEGEFALLENALREFDTAGNSPEQGSTSLSPEQDAANYSPGQDAAPSVSAGGTSGVFARWLLDTCELWGYHLDISTCSRCGKTLTEPAADFHPETGGFTCTACIGVETARAKPETRAGFWALRTGNEPATPEYVENALLAYLRNHVGFMREINSLKFLNETRKLFPSG
- a CDS encoding class I SAM-dependent methyltransferase, producing the protein MKNLLKTANEKRAPLFDVTDAYRIVNGAADGFPGMTLDRFGDRFQVQFFGPEMLSRRRELVDAVASQFNPACIVVKERLSRAGKSLENAPMEIALGTREDAVGTVREGNARFHVDLLDTVNPGLFLDMRHVRLEVEDRFRAMTGGQFNAGAVQAGEPFNANDKRPAQSSADINGPRFLNLFSYTCSFSVHARLGGAAVATNADISGKILDKGRENYALNGLDLRPGEFFRGNALEYVRWACKKGLKFDGIVLDPPSFARFKGFNFNVREHLMPLVSECAQILNPRGFFMVSSNYSEFALDSFARDVLDAVKSVHEKARTAWKRRQDIDFVGSGSTKDSCLVATLVEV
- the panB gene encoding 3-methyl-2-oxobutanoate hydroxymethyltransferase, producing the protein MLTAEDIRALKGTGRKVSMITAYDFAFAQMAEAAGVDQILVGDSLANTMLGYKSTREIGMNEMQIFVAAVCRGAPNTHVVADMPYLSDKDPQTAYDNAKRFIDLGAASVKLEGTPEGVIEYLRSKDIPVCAHLGLLPQTAENFKQKGKTEEEARAIEEAAKFVDSLGCFETVLEHIPEELGKKITSEVNCVTIGIGGGKFTDGHVLVMHDALGMHPRKLPPFATKFVDMYSLGVEGMRKYVESVRNESP
- a CDS encoding phosphatase, whose protein sequence is MANKLLATIDIGSMSCIMLIAAFEDAPATPAPAPASAENAETEAAPATEPRKILVPKLQKIKICKLGEDIYEHGRITEKKIQELVDVMTSFRMDLHALGADIQAVAMTEAMRRAENQEEVIDAVEKALWFRPRIISGEEEGKLTYRSVKEWHGEGIVTIDIGGGSTELSNGETTFSIPVGALKMFKAMGPIPGPEYKKFVKETFKEVSFKGMTKKPVYLIGGTGTALAMVFLDKQKFDYKAIEGLEMSIADLDAVTTRISNLSKELRAMLPGLENGRSDVIICGLFWLKSLLEKLRVERFFISTAGIRFGLLYPPEPEPEAKPKAKRTPPWLKKKAEEENSAEESDDQ
- the nrdR gene encoding transcriptional regulator NrdR; the protein is MICPFCKTDNDKVVDSRVSGTAIRRRRECQACGRRFTTREYIEIQPLTVVKRNGEKEPFQREKLIRGIMNSCKKRPLSSEDIEQLATRVENALPVNDSFEVGYDKIGNLVMQELKKLDPVAYVRFASIYREFKEVGEFVDQIKSLDKA
- a CDS encoding transketolase gives rise to the protein MQDSLVTKAADNVRILSAAMVQKAKSGHPGGAMGAADATTLLFAEFLRFDPDDPEWMGRDRFFMDPGHMSPLLYSELVLSGRLTLEDVKNFRQLGSRTPGHPELDVMLGIENSSGPLGIGHGIALGAAIAERFMVERFGSILEHKTVCLVSDGGLEEEIAYGVGRIAGHLKLSNLIFFYDANQVQLSCKTEDVMSHDFVKQYESWGFRVIECDGSNIADLRKAFKAAWAEKEKPTLVFGHTTMAKGAVAEDGKSYEGEVSTHGQPLNAAGASTAATVKNLGGNPDDPFQVFDDVKAAFEARAEELRKEVAEWKKAKAAWDKENAEKSATLNEWLSGKAPVLNLSTLPIKEGVATRVTSGTVLGYLAENFHNIICSSADLSNSDNTQAFLNKTGIFRPNDFKGAFVQVGVAELTMGAIMNGIALQKGLFPICATFFVFSDFMKPAIRMAALMGLPVKYVFTHDSFRVGEDGPTHQPIEHETQIRLLEGLTKENGKAEMLVLRPADAFETLAAWEMAFENNDSPTALILTRQVVNTLPGDNRYEAAKACRKGAYIVSDNTAAGKNPDLTLVANGSDVLLEHQAAELLRAEGKAVRVVSMISPALFLKQDKAYRDSIIVPWTPVFALSSGLPVLFDRVVGGFGKACGLERFGASAPAGVLEKEFGYVPEAVAAKAKEYLAEFAQNVAAFKKANA